ACTGACTGGCAGGAGATCCCGGGAATCGAGGGGGCACGCATCCTTCCCCTGACGAGGAGACCGGACGTTTGCTGCTCAAACGCCTATCTGATAGCGACAGCGCGCGAGATCATCATCATCGACACCGGGGCCGACGAGGCGCAGATGGAGACCATCGTCTCGACGGTCGAGGCACTCACCGCAGAGAGGCCCCGGCCGGTCTGCCTCTTCCTCACCCACTGCCATCTCGACCATTGCCTCCAGGCTATCCGACGGCGGTCCTGGATCGAGGGGAAGGGCGTGCGTGTCTTCGCCCATGCCGCGGGGGCGGAGGCGCTCGAATCGGGAGATGAAATGCTGACCCTCGCCAATATCTTCAGGTGGGAGATCGAGCCCCTCCCGGTCGATGGACACCTCCATGCACAGGACGAACGCGAGGTGGCCCTCGGAAACGGTGAGACGATCCTCTGTGAACACGACGAGCATGCCGCCATTCCGGTTGACCGCCTCACCTTTCCGTCGGGAAACCGGATCTCGGTCTACGCCACCCCCGGGCACAGCCCTGACTCCATCTGCATCAAGGTCGGTGAACACCTCTTCATCGGCGACCTCCTCTTCTCGGCAAACCCGGGTGTCGCAGGGCTCCACCGCTGGAACCCCGATGCCCTGCTCACCTCCATTCAGGGGGTCCGCCAGATCCTGGTCGATGGCGGGATCACTCTCTGCTGGAACGGCCATGGGCGGGAGATCACGGCGCCCGCCGCCCTGCGTGCCCTCGGGAAACTTGAGGACGACCTGGGGCGCATGAAGGCGATCGGGAACTTCGATAGCGAGCGACTGCGCGAATCGGTCGATTACGCACAGGACATGCTCACCGAGGCAAACCGGTTGTTTCCGGTCATCGCAGGCAGGATATATTATCTCTCCTATTATCTCGAAGTCCTCGGCGAGGTCGAAGAGGCGGAGAGGTACCAGGATCTCATCGAATCCGACCAGATCGACACATTCCTCACCGACTTCGACGCTTTCGCGACAGAGTTCAGGGAGGGCAGGAAGATCGACATCCAGTTCGTCCTCAAAGCGGTGCAGGTCTCGGCGAAGATCGAAGGGGCCTTCGGGGAGGGGTTCAGCGACCCGGCCGTGGACACGTCCCTGGTGCGCCGGGCCAGTCGCCTGCTCACCGATTGTCTGCATACGGTCTGCGCCTTCGACCCCCCCGACCCTGCGGTGCCGGTCGACCTCGTCCCTCTGATGACCGAGTTCGTCGAGCGCCTCGCTGACTCCTCCCATCTTGAGGAGGGCCTCGTCGCCGCTGCCGAGGATGAAAAGGCGTTCAGGTCCGCTCTTGCACAGAGGATCGCCCATCTTCCCCTCTTCGAAGGGGTTCGCATCACCTTTGTCCGTGACGCCGACTCCCTGATGGTGCTGACGCGCCCGGAAAGACTCTGTGATGGGCTCACCGGGGTGATCGAGGATCTCGCTGCCGCGGGAGCGGACGAGATCACCGTATCGGCCTTCAGGACCGACGGGACCGTCTCCCTTGCCATTCGATCCGGGGCCCTGCATGCCGACCTGCCGCATATCAGGGTCTGGCGCCGGCGGTTCGCCCGCTGTGGCGGCCGGTGTGACCTCAGGACAGTTCAGGAGATGCCGGCCCTGGTTCTGGACTTCACGGAACCTCAGTAAGCCGTTGCAGAGAACTTTCACGAGAAAAGGAGTGCACGCACAAAGACCCGATGACTTTTTCCCCGGTGCTCCTCGCAGGTCAGGACAGGGCCTGCCCCCCTCGAAGCAGAATCTTCCCGGACTTTCTGGGATTGACAGGCCGGGCATGGACTGGACCCGTACCTCTCTTTTCCCGGTCGAGGAGAGTGTGCTGAAGAAACAGAGTCCCTGTTTTCGCCACCCCCATCCTATATATCCTCCCCCGCACAGGGAAGATCCGGCCTGGCCGATGACACCGTACGATCCCGCTGCCGTCAGAGAATCCCTGCGTTTCGCACTCGCGGCCGTCCTGCTCGCCGTGGCCGCCGGGGGAGCGATGGTAATCTTCCTTGCGGTGCAGAGCGTGGGAACGGCACTGGTCTGGCCGGACACGCCGCCTCTTCCCTTCTTTACTCTCCTCGTCGCCACCGTCGGAGGGCTGGCTGTCGGGCTCTGCCTGCATGTCTTCGGCGACCATGTGGGCCTCCTCCAGGAGACCCTCGCAGAATTCCAGAAGACCGGCCGGTTCGAGCCCGAGCACCTCCCCGGCGGGCTGCTCGCGATCTATCTCTCCCTCGTCGCCGGGGCCAGTCTGGGGCCCGAGGTGGCCGCCGTCGACATGGGCGGCGGCATGGGCACCGCGGCCGGCGACCGGCTGCGGGGCATGGAGACGCGGGTGCGTGACCTCTCGACGGCCGGGATTCTCGGGAGCCTCGGGGGGTTCGGCGTTTACGTCCTCCTTACCGGCCCTGCCGGCCCCCTCTATCCTGTCCCCCTGTACTCCTTCGCGGTCCTCGACCTCGTAACCGCCGCCGTCATCGGCCTCGTCGGCGCCGCGGCAGGAGTGGCCTTCATCTCCTCCTACCACATCTTCCGTCGCCTCTTCTCCCCCTTCGCTGGCCGTCCCCTCCTCAGGGGCGTGATCGGCGGTGCTGGCCTCGGCATCCTCGGGAGCATCGCCCCCGTTGTCCTCTTCTCAGGCCAGACCGAGTTCAGGGAGGTCCTTGCCGACGGTGCG
This region of Methanofollis sp. genomic DNA includes:
- a CDS encoding MBL fold metallo-hydrolase → MAETDWQEIPGIEGARILPLTRRPDVCCSNAYLIATAREIIIIDTGADEAQMETIVSTVEALTAERPRPVCLFLTHCHLDHCLQAIRRRSWIEGKGVRVFAHAAGAEALESGDEMLTLANIFRWEIEPLPVDGHLHAQDEREVALGNGETILCEHDEHAAIPVDRLTFPSGNRISVYATPGHSPDSICIKVGEHLFIGDLLFSANPGVAGLHRWNPDALLTSIQGVRQILVDGGITLCWNGHGREITAPAALRALGKLEDDLGRMKAIGNFDSERLRESVDYAQDMLTEANRLFPVIAGRIYYLSYYLEVLGEVEEAERYQDLIESDQIDTFLTDFDAFATEFREGRKIDIQFVLKAVQVSAKIEGAFGEGFSDPAVDTSLVRRASRLLTDCLHTVCAFDPPDPAVPVDLVPLMTEFVERLADSSHLEEGLVAAAEDEKAFRSALAQRIAHLPLFEGVRITFVRDADSLMVLTRPERLCDGLTGVIEDLAAAGADEITVSAFRTDGTVSLAIRSGALHADLPHIRVWRRRFARCGGRCDLRTVQEMPALVLDFTEPQ
- a CDS encoding chloride channel protein; its protein translation is MTPYDPAAVRESLRFALAAVLLAVAAGGAMVIFLAVQSVGTALVWPDTPPLPFFTLLVATVGGLAVGLCLHVFGDHVGLLQETLAEFQKTGRFEPEHLPGGLLAIYLSLVAGASLGPEVAAVDMGGGMGTAAGDRLRGMETRVRDLSTAGILGSLGGFGVYVLLTGPAGPLYPVPLYSFAVLDLVTAAVIGLVGAAAGVAFISSYHIFRRLFSPFAGRPLLRGVIGGAGLGILGSIAPVVLFSGQTEFREVLADGAAMGGLMLLALVGVKILASTWCMATVFKGGPVFPLFFAGGTLGMAASLLVPSIPLALAVPAAMAGMTAAVLKAPWVVVLLLAMVVLQWTVVPTIAVATVAGYLTTRWAVLVSAG